The following proteins are encoded in a genomic region of Gossypium hirsutum isolate 1008001.06 chromosome D05, Gossypium_hirsutum_v2.1, whole genome shotgun sequence:
- the LOC107907116 gene encoding myosin-17 isoform X2: MPVSLAAPVNIIVGSHVWVEDPALAWVDGEVFKISGEEVHVHTTNGKTAVANISKVFPKDTEAPPGGVDDMTKLSYLHEPGVLHNLAMRYELNEIYTYTGNILIAINPFQRLPHLYDTHMMEQYKGAGFGELSPHVFAVADVAYKAMMNEGKSNSILVSGESGAGKTETTKMLMRYLAYLGGRSGVEGRTVEQQVLESNPVLEAFGNAKTVRNNNSSRFGKFVEIQFDKNGRISGAAVRTYLLERSRVCQISNPERNYHCFYLLCAAPPEVREKFKLGDPKSFHYLNQSSCYALDGVDDAQEYLATIRAMDIVGISEEEQEAIFCVVAAILHLGNIEFAKGADVDSSVIKDEKSRFHLNMTAELLKCDIKSLENALIKRVMVTPEEIITRTLDPVAAVGSRDALAKTIYSRLFDWLVDKINFSIGQDPNSKQLIGVLDIYGFESFKLNSFEQFCINFTNEKLQQHFNQHVFKMEQEEYTKEEINWSYIEFVDNQDVLDLIEKKPGGIIALLDEACMFPKSTHETFAQKLFQTFKNNKRFIKPKLSRTSFTISHYAGEVTYLADLFLDKNKDYVVAEHQDLLTASKCSFVASLFPPPAEESSKSSKFSSIGSRFKLQLQSLMETLNSTEPHYIRCVKPNNVLKPAIFENASIIQQLRCGGVLEAIRISCAGYPTRRTFYEFLHRFGVLAPEILAGNHDDKVACQMILDKMGLKGYQIGKTKIFLRAGQMAELDARRAEVLGNAARTIQRQIRTYIARKEFIELRKAAIMLQSHWRGILACKLYEQLRREAAALKIQKNFRRHIARESYLTVRQSAITLQTGLRAMTARNEFRFRKQTKAAIIIQAAFRCHVAYSYYKSLQKAALTTQCGWRRRVARRELRKLKMAARETGALKEAKDKLEKRVEELTWRLQLEKRLRTDLEEEKAQEIAKLHDALHAVQIQVEEANARVIKEQEAARKAIEEAPPVIKETPVIVEDTEKVNSLAAEVENLKASLLSETKAAEEARNACTDAETRNAELVKKLEESERKVDQLQESVQRLEEKLANSESEIQVLRQQSLAISPTGKSLTARQRTMILPRTPENGNVLNGETKDTTLALSNVREPESEEKPQKYLNEKQQENQDLLIKCISQNLGFSGSKPIAACVVYKCLLHWRSFEVERTTVFDRIIQTIASAIEVQDNNDVLAYWLSNSSTLLLLLQHTLKASGAASLTPQRRRATSASLFGRMSQGLRASPQSAGLSFLSGRGLSRLDDLRQVEAKYPALLFKQQLTAFLEKIYGMIRDNLKKEISPLLGLCIQVPRTSRASLVKGRSKSNAVAQQALIAHWQSIVKSLDRYLKIMKSNHVPPFLVRKVFTQIFSFINVQLFNSLLLRRECCSFSNGEYVKAGLAELEQWCSEATEEYAGSAWDELKHIRQAVGFLVIHQKPKKSLNEITKELCPVLSIQQLYRISTMYWDDKYGTHSVSSDVIAKMRVMMTEDSNNAVSSSFLLDDDSSIPFTVDDISKSLQQVDITDIDPLSLIRENSGFGFLLPRSE, from the exons ATGCCAGTTAGTTTG GCTGCTCCAGTTAACATTATTGTAGGTTCTCATGTATGGGTTGAAGATCCTGCACTTGCATGGGTTGATGGAGAAGTTTTTAAAATCAGCGGTGAAGAAGTTCATGTCCACACAACAAATGGAAAAACC GCTGTGGCAAATATCTCAAAGGTATTTCCAAAAGATACTGAGGCACCTCCCGGAGGTGTCGATGACATGACGAAGCTTTCATATTTGCATGAACCTGGAGTGCTGCATAACTTGGCCATGAGATATGAACTTAATGAAATCTAT ACATACACTGGAAATATCTTGATTGCTATAAATCCATTCCAAAGGTTGCCACACCTCTATGATACTCACATGATGGAACAATATAAAGGGGCTGGATTTGGCGAGCTGAGTCCTCATGTTTTTGCTGTTGCAGATGTTGCATATAA GGCAATGATGAATGAGGGAAAAAGCAACTCAATTCTCGTTAGTGGAGAAAGTGGTGCTGGTAAGACTGAGACTACAAAGATGCTCATGCGATACCTTGCATACCTTGGTGGTCGATCTGGAGTTGAAGGGCGGACTGTTGAACAACAAGTTCTAGAA TCTAATCCTGTTCTTGAAGCTTTTGGAAATGCAAAAACTGTTAGAAACAACAACTCAAG TCGCTTTGGTAAATTTGTTGAGATTCAATTTGATAAGAATGGGAGGATTTCTGGGGCTGCTGTTCGTACATATTTGCTGGAACGGTCTCGAGTTTGTCAAATTTCAAATCCTGAAAGAAATTACCACTGCTTTTACCTTCTTTGTGCAGCACCGCCTGAG GTTAGAGAAAAGTTTAAATTGGGAGACCCTAAATCTTTCCATTACCTCAATCAATCGAGTTGCTATGCATTGGATGGGGTAGATGATGCTCAGGAGTACCTTGCAACTATAAGGGCCATGGATATAGTTGGAATCAGTGAAGAAGAGCAG GAGGCAATTTTTTGTGTTGTGGCTGCCATTTTACATCTTGGAAATATTGAATTTGCAAAGGGAGCTGATGTTGACTCTTCGGTTATCAAGGATGAGAAATCTAGGTTCCATCTTAATATGACAGCTGAACTGCTCAA ATGTGATATCAAGAGCTTGGAAAATGCATTAATAAAGCGTGTGATGGTTACCCCAGAAGAAATTATTACAAGAACTCTGGATCCAGTTGCTGCAGTTGGTAGCAGGGATGCATTAGCTAAAACAATCTATTCTCGCTTGTTTGATTG GCTTGTGGATAAGATCAACTTTTCAATTGGACAAGATCCAAACTCTAAGCAATTGATTGGAGTACTTGATATTTATGGGTTTGAGAGCTTTAAGCTTAATAG TTTTGAACAGTTTTGCATAAATTTTACTAATGAAAAACTGCAGCAGCATTTCAATCAG CATGTTTTTAAAATGGAACAGGAGGAATACACAAAAGAAGAAATTAATTGGAGCTACATAGAATTTGTTGATAACCAGGATGTTTTGGATTTGATAGAGAAG AAACCTGGAGGAATAATCGCGCTTCTTGATGAAGCTTG TATGTTTCCTAAATCCACACATGAAACATTTGCTCAGAAGTTGTTTCAGACATTCAAAAACAACAAGCGCTTTATCAAACCGAAACTATCTCGTACTAGTTTTACAATTTCTCACTATGCTGGAGAG GTAACTTATCTGGCTGATTTGTTCCTTGACAAGAACAAAGATTATGTAGTGGCTGAACATCAGGATCTCTTGACAGCCTCAAAATGCTCCTTTGTGGCTAGTTTGTTTCCTCCTCCTGCTGAGGAGTCCTCAAAATCATCCAAATTTTCATCCATTGGATCACGCTTTAAG CTACAACTTCAATCTTTGATGGAGACGTTGAATTCAACAGAGCCTCACTATATTAGATGTGTGAAGCCAAACAATGTCCTCAAGCCTGCTATTTTTGAGAATGCCAGTATAATTCAGCAATTAAGATGTGGT GGTGTTCTTGAGGCAATTAGGATCAGCTGCGCAGGATATCCAACAAGAAGAACATTTTATGAGTTTCTTCATCGTTTTGGTGTTCTTGCTCCAGAAATTTTGGCGGGGAA TCATGATGACAAGGTTGCATGTCAAATGATCCTTGACAAGATGGGATTGAAAGGTTATCAG ATAGGTAAGACCAAAATTTTCCTTAGAGCTGGTCAGATGGCTGAGTTAGATGCCAGAAGGGCAGAAGTGCTTGGAAATGCAGCCAGAACCATTCAAAGACAGATTCGGACATATATTGCACGGAAGGAATTCATTGAACTACGTAAAGCAGCAATTATGTTGCAGTCACATTGGCGAG GTATACTAGCCTGCAAGCTATATGAGCAGTTGAGAAGGGAAGCAGCCGCTTTGAAGATTCAAAAGAACTTTAGGCGGCACATTGCCAGGGAATCCTATTTAACAGTAAGGCAGTCCGCAATCACATTGCAGACTGGCTTAAGGGCAATGACTGCTCGGAATGAATTCAGATTCAGAAAGCAAACTAAGGCTGCAATTATCATTCAG GCTGCTTTCCGTTGCCATGTTGCATACTCTTATTATAAGAGTCTCCAGAAAGCTGCATTAACTACTCAATGTGGTTGGAGGAGAAGGGTTGCTAGGAGAGAGCTCAGAAAGCTCAAGATG gctGCCCGAGAAACAGGGGCTCTCAAAGAAGCAAAAGACAAGCTGGAAAAACGTGTAGAAGAACTTACATGGCGTTTGCAGCTTGAGAAACGTTTGAGG ACTGATTTAGAAGAGGAGAAGGCACAAGAAATTGCCAAGTTGCATGATGCTTTGCATGCAGTGCAAATACAAGTGGAAGAAGCAAATGCTAGAGTCATAAAAGAGCAAGAGGCTGCTCGGAAAGCTATTGAGGAAGCTCCTCCAGTTATTAAGGAGACTCCTGTTATTGTTGAGGACACAGAAAAGGTTAATTCCTTGGCTGCTGAAGTAGAGAATTTGAAG GCTTCGTTGCTATCTGAAACAAAGGCAGCAGAAGAGGCTCGTAATGCTTGTACAGATGCTGAAACCAGAAATGCAGAGCTGGTGAAGAAACTTGAAGAGTCTGAGCGAAAAGTGGACCAACTTCAGGAATCAGTGCAGAG GCTGGAAGAGAAGCTTGCCAATTCGGAATCCGAGATTCAAGTACTTCGCCAGCAGTCACTGGCAATATCTCCAACCGGGAAATCTTTGACTGCAAGACAAAGAACAATGATTCTTCCT AGGACACCAGAGAATGGAAATGTTCTAAATGGAGAAACAAAG GATACAACTCTTGCCTTATCAAATGTACGTGAGCCTGAATCTGAGGAAAAGCCTCAGAAATACCTCAATGAAAAGCAGCAG GAGAATCAGGACCTACTGATCAAGTGTATATCACAAAATTTGGGATTTTCCGGGAGCAAGCCGATTGCTGCTTGTGTCGTATACAAATGTCTTCTTCACTGGAGGTCATTTGAAGTTGAAAGAACAACTGTTTTTGACCGCATCATTCAAACAATAGCTTCTGCCATAGAG GTCCAGGACAATAATGATGTCTTAGCCTATTGGTTATCTAATTCATCGACATTGTTACTGCTGCTCCAACACACACTTAAAGCAAGTGGAGCTGCCAGTTTGACACCACAAAGACGAAGAGCAACATCAGCTTCACTCTTTGGGAGGATGTCTCAA GGTCTACGGGCATCTCCCCAAAGTGCTGGACTTTCATTTCTCAGTGGTCGTGGGCTTAGTAGATTAGATGACTTACGGCAAGTTGAGGCCAAGTATCCTGCATTACTGTTTAAGCAGCAGCTTACTGCCTTCCTTGAGAAGATATATGGAATGATAAGAGACAATCTGAAGAAAGAGATCTCTCCATTGCTTGGCTTGTGTATTCAG GTTCCTAGGACATCACGGGCAAGTTTGGTGAAGGGGCGTTCTAAATCAAATGCTGTTGCTCAGCAAGCTTTAATTGCTCATTGGCAAAGCATTGTGAAAAGCTTGGATCGCTATTTGAAGATAATGAAATCTAACCAC GTACCTCCCTTCCTAGTCCGTAAAGTATTCactcaaattttctcattcatcaACGTTCAGCTATTCAACAG TCTTCTTTTGAGACGTGAGTGTTGCTCATTCAGTAATGGGGAGTATGTGAAAGCTGGTCTGGCTGAATTAGAGCAGTGGTGCAGTGAGGCAACTGAGGAA TATGCAGGTTCGGCATGGGATGAACTGAAACACATAAGACAGGCTGTTGGATTCCTG GTTattcatcaaaaacccaaaaaGTCCTTGAATGAAATAACTAAAGAACTTTGCCCG GTACTTAGCATTCAACAGTTATACAGAATCAGCACAATGTATTGGGATGACAAATATGGCACTCATAGCGTGTCATCGGAT GTCATTGCAAAAATGAGAGTTATGATGACCGAGGACTCCAACAATGCTGTTAGTAGTTCTTTCCTATTAGACGATGACTCAAG CATCCCATTTACGGTGGATGACATCTCCAAGTCCTTACAACAAGTGGACATAACTGATATTGATCCCCTGTCACTAATTCGAGAAAACTCTGGTTTTGGGTTCTTACTTCCACGTTCGGAGTGA